The Armatimonadota bacterium region TGCTCTGCAGCGCAAGGGCTATATCGAGCGCGAGCACAAGAGCCGCAGTATCCGTGTGGTACATCCGGAGTTTGTGCAGCACCTGGAGAGTTCACCCGATGTGGCGATGCTACCGCTGGTGGGGACCATTGCAGCGGGCACGCCGGTGCTGGCATCGCAGAATATCGAAGCGCTGATTCCTGTGCCGCGCGAGATGGTGCACAACATCGAGGGCGCGTTCCTGCTCCGCGTGCGGGGCGATTCCATGGTGGGCGAGCATATTCTACCTCGTGACCTGGTGATTATCAAACCGCAAAGCACCGCCGAAAACGGCGAGCTGGTCGCAGTGCTGATTGGAGATGAAGCCACGATTAAACGCATCCAGTACGACAACGGCAAAGTGCGTCTGCTCCCTGCAAACCCGGCATACGAGCCGATTGAAGTGCGCCCTGAGGAGACGCGCGTGATTGGCAAGGTGATCGGGCTGTTGCGTTCGTACGACAGAGGGTTGGCGTATTGAGTTGGTTTTACGCGGCAACCGCCTGTTGAACCAGAGAGCGATATGCCTCCTGTAACGTGGTGACTATCGGAGGCACCTCAAGCGGCTCGTCGTTAAGACGGATGACCGGCACTATCTCGCGCACCGAGTTGGTAAGGAATACTCCCTGCGCGCTGGGTAAAAGGCTGGCAGGGATATGCTCTTCATGACACTGAAACCCCAAACTTTGGGCAATTTCTATCACAATCTGCCTTGTTATCCCCGCCAGAATGCCGTCTTCTACTGGCGGCGTCAGCAGCTGGTTGTGATCCCACACGAAGATGTTGCTGACAGTGCTTTCGGTGACACAACCGTTGCGGTTGAACCATATGGCTTCGTCTGCACCATGCGCCTTTGCCCGCAGGAGATGCTCTATATGCCACGCAAAACTGCCCCATTTGGGATATTCTCCCGCGCCACCGTGTGGCTCTGGCAATAGTACCGCGGCGACGCCTGTCCGCCACTTCGCGATTTGCTCCGGGTTGATGCGCTCCGCCAGTATGAAGCAGGACGGTGCAACCTGTTCCGAGCCGGCGGTCACCGTGATACGCAGGCGAGCATCTTCCTCCAGCAAGCCGTTCGCCTCCAGCAGATTAGCGATGGCGTGCCGGACTGCGGGTGTACTGATGGCGACCATCTGTCGGGTGCGTGCGAACAGAGACAGTCGTTCCATCCAGCGACGAAGGCGCTGAAGGTGCTGTTCCAGGCGGAAGGGATGTCCGTTGTAGCAGCGCAGGCTCTCGAACAGTGAAGCGCCGTACAGCACCGCCTCATCCCGCACCGGCAGACGAAGTTCGTTCTCAGCGCACAGTTGACCGTTGCACCATGCCCAACTCGTCACGTCTCACTCCTCCCTGCGACGTGCGGATAGCCTGAAACCAACCCGATGCTTTGGCCAGCGTTTCTTCATACTCCCGCTCGGCTTCCGAGTCGGCGACAATGCCGCCGCCTGCGTAGAAAGTGAATTTGCCGCGCCTCACCACAGCGGTGCGGATGGCGATGTTCATATCGATACCCCCGTGAAACCCGATGTAGCCGATGGAGCCGGTGTATACCTCACGCGCGACGGGTTCCACCTCTTCGATAATCTGCATCGCGCGTATCTTGGGTGCGCCAGTGATACTGCCACCGGGGAAAGTTGCCTGAAGCAAAGCGGCGACATCTATCTCAGGGCGCAGGGTGGCTTCTATCGTGCTGGTCAGATGGTACACCTGCGCGAAGCCCTCCAGTAGCATGAGTTCTGTGACCTCCACACTACCCGTTTGCGCCACGCGCCCCAGGTCATTGCGCTCCAGGTCCACAATCATTATGTGCTCTGCGCGCTCCTTACTGCTGTGCAGCAATTCGCTGGCGTATCGTATGCGCTCGCTTGCGCTGCGTCCCCGCGGGCGTGTGCCTTTGATGGGGCGAGTTTGTACACGGCGGGTGAATGGACATACCCTCAGAAAACGCTCTGGCGATAGGCTGATGATAGTGAAATCTCCTGTCTGCAGGTAAGCCCCGAAGGGCACAGGGCTGATAGCACGTGCGCGCAGGAACAGTCCGACAGGAGAGCCCTCAAAGCGCGCTTGAAACATCTGCGCGAGGTTGACCTGATACACATCACCTGCTGCAATGTACTTCTGGATGCGCTGATGAGCCTGTACATACTCGTGCTGGCTCCAGTACGCCCGTGCCTCCTGGCAAAGGAAGGG contains the following coding sequences:
- a CDS encoding aminodeoxychorismate synthase, component I; amino-acid sequence: MLTPTHPEHLAMATMSLPAELSLQEIYARLPLQQPGVVVLDSAAEPSPAGQTPLARYCIVAQEPFGILEGTMDGVWWHSADERSRLEEGNPLQLLQMFLNRYALPVIDYPTPLPAGCIGFLNYGIKAVVESCLNSLPAPNRLPLYWFGFYDTVATIDLYRREVILTSTGFPEEGKARHRRAWERLLRFATQWQNILNADFVTAVPPFLCQEARAYWSQHEYVQAHQRIQKYIAAGDVYQVNLAQMFQARFEGSPVGLFLRARAISPVPFGAYLQTGDFTIISLSPERFLRVCPFTRRVQTRPIKGTRPRGRSASERIRYASELLHSSKERAEHIMIVDLERNDLGRVAQTGSVEVTELMLLEGFAQVYHLTSTIEATLRPEIDVAALLQATFPGGSITGAPKIRAMQIIEEVEPVAREVYTGSIGYIGFHGGIDMNIAIRTAVVRRGKFTFYAGGGIVADSEAEREYEETLAKASGWFQAIRTSQGGVRRDELGMVQRSTVR
- the lexA gene encoding LexA repressor — its product is MTRGLTHKQEMILRFILHYTRENGYPPTIREIGNQFGISSLRGVTVHLDALQRKGYIEREHKSRSIRVVHPEFVQHLESSPDVAMLPLVGTIAAGTPVLASQNIEALIPVPREMVHNIEGAFLLRVRGDSMVGEHILPRDLVIIKPQSTAENGELVAVLIGDEATIKRIQYDNGKVRLLPANPAYEPIEVRPEETRVIGKVIGLLRSYDRGLAY
- the pabC gene encoding 4-amino-4-deoxychorismate lyase; this translates as MTSWAWCNGQLCAENELRLPVRDEAVLYGASLFESLRCYNGHPFRLEQHLQRLRRWMERLSLFARTRQMVAISTPAVRHAIANLLEANGLLEEDARLRITVTAGSEQVAPSCFILAERINPEQIAKWRTGVAAVLLPEPHGGAGEYPKWGSFAWHIEHLLRAKAHGADEAIWFNRNGCVTESTVSNIFVWDHNQLLTPPVEDGILAGITRQIVIEIAQSLGFQCHEEHIPASLLPSAQGVFLTNSVREIVPVIRLNDEPLEVPPIVTTLQEAYRSLVQQAVAA